The following coding sequences are from one Oncorhynchus kisutch isolate 150728-3 linkage group LG23, Okis_V2, whole genome shotgun sequence window:
- the LOC109868561 gene encoding phosphoglycerate mutase 2-like: MTTAHKLVIVRHGESEWNQYNKFCGWFDAELSEKGLEEAKSGAKAIKEAGMKFDICHTSVLKRAVKTLWTILEGTDQMWLPVYRTWRLNERHYGGLTGLNKAETAEKHGEEQVKIWRRSFDTPPPPMEHNHAYHKIISESRRYKGLKPGELPTCESLKDTIARALPYWNDVIAPEIKAGKNVIIAAHGNSLRGIVKHLEGMSDAAIMELNLPTGIPIVYELDVNLKPVKPMAFLGDAATVKKAMEAVAAQGKAKK, encoded by the exons ATGACTACTGCCCATAAGTTGGTGATCGTCCGTCATGGCGAGAGTGAGTGGAACCAGTACAACAAATTCTGTGGATGGTTTGATGCCGAGCTCAGCGAGAAGGGCCTGGAGGAGGCCAAGAGTGGTGCTAAGGCCATCAAGGAGGCTGGCATGAAGTTTGACATCTGCCACACCTCTGTGCTGAAGCGGGCCGTCAAGACCCTGTGGACCATCCTGGAAGGCACAGACCAGATGTGGCTGCCCGTGTACCGCACATGGCGTCTGAACGAGCGCCACTACGGCGGCCTGACAGGTCTTAATAAGGCAGAGACAGCCGAGAAGCATGGAGAGGAGCAGGTCAAGATCTGGCGTCGCTCCTTcgacaccccccctcccccaatggAACACAACCACGCCTACCACAAGATCATCAGTGAG TCAAGGCGCTACAAGGGCTTGAAGCCCGGTGAGCTGCCCACATGTGAGTCCCTGAAGGACACCATTGCCCGCGCCCTGCCCTACTGGAACGATGTCATCGCACCTGAGATCAAGGCCGGCAAGAACGTCATCATCGCTGCCCACGGCAACAGCCTCCGCGGAATTGTCAAGCACTTAGAGG gcaTGTCCGACGCTGCCATCATGGAGTTGAACCTGCCAACAGGTATACCCATCGTGTATGAGCTGGACGTGAATCTGAAGCCGGTCAAGCCCATGGCCTTCCTGGGAGATGCCGCGACCGTGAAGAAGGCCATGGAGGCTGTGGCTGCCCAGGGCAAGGCTAAGAAGTAA
- the LOC109868149 gene encoding T-box-containing protein TBX6L-like isoform X2 yields MQHVSADPYHQGNVRMTLEKSDLWKSFHNLATEMIITKHGRRMFPHCNVSLSGLQPYANYVLMVDMVPVDNFRYRWNKGQWDMAGKAEPQLPCRTYVHPDSPAPGSYWMKQSVSFLKLKLTNNTLDQHGHIILHSMHHYIPRFSVVQADSLYTVRWGHFHSFSFPETSFTAVTAYQNTKIAKLKIDHNPFAKGFKGEHTRTHSKRCRSNKSPGNATKKAKEDNDPGNQNLQTPKLNCELEEQRMTLGATENMVLGKEDLLSPWALKQDPSQSHSLHTEILELHDHRQEYSTEEQMVPGPASMSYQPCRSVENGRLLSPSSIAEDGECRRSYESHVPDVATVPGQKITRPVLVRDMGHHHHTLAPAMPQDYRVSPVHLPMSSKTYPGHLGYSYPLYGHYSTDQGMGQWAECGTGQYSGPYFPHHRPFLTSQTLTTDQGTLPTQFLSSWQHSGRVELEPELQFGQSG; encoded by the exons ATGCAGCATGTATCTG CTGACCCCTACCACCAGGGAAACGTCAGGATGACCCTGGAGAAGTCTGACCTTTGGAAGTCCTTCCACAACCTAGCAACTGAGATGATAATCACCAAACATGGCCG GAGGATGTTTCCTCACTGCAACGTCAGTCTATCTGGACTCCAACCTTATGCCAACTATGTCCTCATGGTGGATATGGTTCCTGTGGACAACTTCAGATACAGG tgGAATAAGGGCCAGTGGGACATGGCTGGGAAAGCCGAGCCCCAACTCCCATGTCGGACGTACGTACATCCGGACTCCCCCGCCCCGGGCTCCTACTGGATGAAGCAATCTGTGTCTTTCCTCAAGCTCAAACTCACCAACAATACTCTGGACCAGCACGGCCAT ATCATCCTGCACTCTATGCATCACTACATCCCACGTTTCTCTGTGGTCCAGGCTGACAGTCTGTACACTGTACGCTGGGGACACTTCCATTCCTTCTCCTTCCCTGAGACCTCCTTCACTGCAGTCACCGCCTACCAGAACACTAAG ATTGCTAAACTGAAGATTGACCACAACCCCTTTGCTAAGGGATTCAAAGGGGAACACACCCGTACTCATAGCAAGAG GTGTCGATCCAACAAGAGTCCTGGGAATGCTACAAAGAAAGCCAAAGAAGACAACGATCCAGGAAACCAAA ACCTCCAGACGCCAAAATTAAACTGTGAGCTAGAAGAACAGAGGATGACCCTAGGAGCCACAGAGAACATGGTTTTGGGTAAGGAGGATCTCTTGTCCCCCTGGGCCTTGAAACAGGACCCGTCCCAGAGCCACAGCCTGCACACTGAAATTCTGGAGCTCCACGACCACAGACAGGAATACAGCACTGAGGAGCAGATGGTGCCTGGCCCTGCATCTATGTCCTACCAACCATGCAG ATCGGTTGAGAATGGcagacttctctctccctcctctatagCGGAGGATGGTGAATGCAGGCGCAGCTATGAGTCTCACGTCCCAGATGTAGCCACTGTCCCTGGACAGAAGATTACCAGACCTGTCCTTGTCAGGGACATgggtcaccaccaccacaccttgGCTCCagccatgccccaggactacagAGTGTCCCCGGTCCATCTGCCCATGTCCTCCAAAACCTACCCTGGGCATTTGGGTTACAGTTACCCCCTCTATGGCCACTACTCCACTGACCAGGGTATGGGTCAGTGGGCTGAGTGTGGTACTGGACAGTACTCTGGACCATACTTTCCTCACCACCGGCCCTTCCTCACCAGTCAAACACTGACCACAGACCAGGGCACCCTCCCAACTCAGTTTTTATCATCATGGCAACATAGCGGCAGAGTGGAGCTGGAGCCAGAACTTCAGTTTGGACAATCAGGCTGA
- the LOC109868149 gene encoding T-box-containing protein TBX6L-like isoform X1 yields the protein MMTPSPLTADPYHQGNVRMTLEKSDLWKSFHNLATEMIITKHGRRMFPHCNVSLSGLQPYANYVLMVDMVPVDNFRYRWNKGQWDMAGKAEPQLPCRTYVHPDSPAPGSYWMKQSVSFLKLKLTNNTLDQHGHIILHSMHHYIPRFSVVQADSLYTVRWGHFHSFSFPETSFTAVTAYQNTKIAKLKIDHNPFAKGFKGEHTRTHSKRCRSNKSPGNATKKAKEDNDPGNQNLQTPKLNCELEEQRMTLGATENMVLGKEDLLSPWALKQDPSQSHSLHTEILELHDHRQEYSTEEQMVPGPASMSYQPCRSVENGRLLSPSSIAEDGECRRSYESHVPDVATVPGQKITRPVLVRDMGHHHHTLAPAMPQDYRVSPVHLPMSSKTYPGHLGYSYPLYGHYSTDQGMGQWAECGTGQYSGPYFPHHRPFLTSQTLTTDQGTLPTQFLSSWQHSGRVELEPELQFGQSG from the exons ATGATGACCCCATCCCCCCTTACAGCTGACCCCTACCACCAGGGAAACGTCAGGATGACCCTGGAGAAGTCTGACCTTTGGAAGTCCTTCCACAACCTAGCAACTGAGATGATAATCACCAAACATGGCCG GAGGATGTTTCCTCACTGCAACGTCAGTCTATCTGGACTCCAACCTTATGCCAACTATGTCCTCATGGTGGATATGGTTCCTGTGGACAACTTCAGATACAGG tgGAATAAGGGCCAGTGGGACATGGCTGGGAAAGCCGAGCCCCAACTCCCATGTCGGACGTACGTACATCCGGACTCCCCCGCCCCGGGCTCCTACTGGATGAAGCAATCTGTGTCTTTCCTCAAGCTCAAACTCACCAACAATACTCTGGACCAGCACGGCCAT ATCATCCTGCACTCTATGCATCACTACATCCCACGTTTCTCTGTGGTCCAGGCTGACAGTCTGTACACTGTACGCTGGGGACACTTCCATTCCTTCTCCTTCCCTGAGACCTCCTTCACTGCAGTCACCGCCTACCAGAACACTAAG ATTGCTAAACTGAAGATTGACCACAACCCCTTTGCTAAGGGATTCAAAGGGGAACACACCCGTACTCATAGCAAGAG GTGTCGATCCAACAAGAGTCCTGGGAATGCTACAAAGAAAGCCAAAGAAGACAACGATCCAGGAAACCAAA ACCTCCAGACGCCAAAATTAAACTGTGAGCTAGAAGAACAGAGGATGACCCTAGGAGCCACAGAGAACATGGTTTTGGGTAAGGAGGATCTCTTGTCCCCCTGGGCCTTGAAACAGGACCCGTCCCAGAGCCACAGCCTGCACACTGAAATTCTGGAGCTCCACGACCACAGACAGGAATACAGCACTGAGGAGCAGATGGTGCCTGGCCCTGCATCTATGTCCTACCAACCATGCAG ATCGGTTGAGAATGGcagacttctctctccctcctctatagCGGAGGATGGTGAATGCAGGCGCAGCTATGAGTCTCACGTCCCAGATGTAGCCACTGTCCCTGGACAGAAGATTACCAGACCTGTCCTTGTCAGGGACATgggtcaccaccaccacaccttgGCTCCagccatgccccaggactacagAGTGTCCCCGGTCCATCTGCCCATGTCCTCCAAAACCTACCCTGGGCATTTGGGTTACAGTTACCCCCTCTATGGCCACTACTCCACTGACCAGGGTATGGGTCAGTGGGCTGAGTGTGGTACTGGACAGTACTCTGGACCATACTTTCCTCACCACCGGCCCTTCCTCACCAGTCAAACACTGACCACAGACCAGGGCACCCTCCCAACTCAGTTTTTATCATCATGGCAACATAGCGGCAGAGTGGAGCTGGAGCCAGAACTTCAGTTTGGACAATCAGGCTGA